The following coding sequences lie in one Cloeon dipterum chromosome 1, ieCloDipt1.1, whole genome shotgun sequence genomic window:
- the LOC135948559 gene encoding uncharacterized protein LOC135948559 isoform X1, translating into MRTKKQNPKQQTNLFFLPLADECQSGSASNFDSEKVLAEVHWRRPFPSPNMSSVSSASADSAAPKDIFFPLYFRCEQKSEKARMRKLARDLFCLFGLWSGVALVGAATAAANKCVTAFAADAPSIVLVAPFCPQIIAGLRPHPRQPITLLCGLDQRFPNGVSLGSKVTLILQLGQHGNLSETLVQRFISTHNKLFWETRIVVVVEQNPESVSRVLWRHNLQRSTIAVLEGDKVIFFRAYSETGGVCEGMTPPELTKVAECSGEGDLKVLEAGKLEVSPMLDLNGCVVDVATINFPPSVILFSETDPSPNASTGVVEPLGGIEVALVRSVGAAMNFLPRFYVSADNQGWGAGHENGTFSGMLGELTAGRAQIAMGCLMPLPVRFRFLDMAVSHGHRSLAWAVPPPRPQPRWAVLVEAFAPDTWAAVAAVLVLAFLVLSVISHDLIPDGALLFVWATTLGVSVARLPRASWTRTLLLGWLLAFLVLSAAYQGALFSFLAATRYEKALDSFKDIVLRGLPLVAHPNFEELLDAGDATISQRAKELYEPSVDGVLRQLDVMAKGGRQVACMVNKEMLVWYNYQQRHSGHMVHIAREEMTSYPTVAFLRQGSSLVARFDVLVRRLLESGLVDKWFAELSLPVARTQVDAPLVLGLYHLSGIFMVLVVGMALATLVLLLELLVHQWHRIHDASIQLL; encoded by the exons ATGAGGACGAAGAAACAAAATcccaaacaacaaacaaatctGTTTTTCCTCCCTCTCGCCGACGAGTGCCAAAGCGGATCTGCGTCGAATTTCGACTCGGAGAAAGTTTTGGCAGAAGTGCATTGGCGCCGACCTTTCCCAAGCCCGAATATGAGCAGCGTCTCGTCTGCGTCTGCTGACTCTGCTGCACCAAAGGAcatttttttccctctctATTTCAGGTGCGAACAAAAGAGCGAAAAGGCGAGAATGAGGAAATTGGCACGCGATTTGTTTTGCTTGTTTGGCCTGTGGAGCGGCGTGGCTTTGGTtggcgccgccaccgccgccgcaaaTAAGTGCGTCACCGCCTTCGCCGCCGACGCGCCCAGCATTGTCCTCGTCGCGCCTTTCTGTCCGCAAATAATCGCCGGCCTCCGTCCCCACCCTCGACAACCCATCACGCTCCTCTGCGGACTCGATCAGCG GTTTCCCAATGGCGTGAGTTTGGGTTCGAAAGTGACCCTGATCCTTCAGTTGGGACAACATGGAAACCTTTCGGAGACGTTGGTCCAGCGCTTCATCTCGACGCACAACAAACTCTTTTGGGAAACGCGAATCGTGGTGGTCGTGGAGCAAAACCCGGAGAGTGTCTCGCGCGTTTTGTGGAGGCACAATTTGCAGAGGAGCACGATTGCCGTTCTTGAAGGAGACAAAG TCATCTTTTTCAGGGCGTATTCGGAGACTGGAGGCGTTTGTGAAGGAATGACGCCTCCGGAGCTGACCAAAGTTGCAGAGTGCTCAGGGGAGGGTGACCTGAAAGTCCTGGAGGCAGGAAAATTGGAGGTGTCGCCAATGCTAGACCTGAACGGATGTGTCGTCGACGTGGCtaccattaattttcctcccAGTGTCATCCTTTTTTCCG AGACAGATCCATCGCCGAACGCGTCAACCGGAGTAGTCGAACCTTTAGGTGGAATCGAAGTGGCGCTGGTGCGCAGCGTCGGCGCCGCAATGAACTTCCTTCCCCGCTTCTACGTGTCAGCGGACAACCAGGGTTGGGGCGCTGGACACGAGAACGGCACCTTCAGCGGAATGTTGGGCGAATTGACGGCCGGAAGAGCCCAAATCGCGATGGGCTGTCTGATGCCTCTGCCTGTGCGCTTCCGCTTCTTGGACATGGCCGTGTCGCACGGCCACCGCAGCCTCGCGTGGGCCGtcccgccgccgcggccgcagcCCCGCTGGGCCGTCCTGGTCGAGGCGTTCGCCCCTGACACCTgggccgccgtcgccgctgtCCTGGTGCTCGCCTTTCTCGTCCTCTCCGTCATCTCACACGACCTGATTCCAG ACGGAGCTCTGCTGTTCGTGTGGGCGACGACCCTTGGCGTGTCGGTGGCGCGGCTGCCACGGGCTTCGTGGACCCGCACCCTGCTGCTAGGGTGGCTGCTCGCCTTCCTGGTGCTCAGCGCCGCTTACCAGGGCGCCCTCTTCAGCTTCCTGGCTGCGACACGATACGAGAAGGCGCTGGATTCGTTCAAGGACATCGTGTTGCGTGGCCTGCCCCTCGTCGCGCACCCCAACTTCGAAGAACTGCTCGACGCTGGTGACGCCACCATCTCACAGCGGGCTAAAGa ACTGTACGAGCCATCGGTGGACGGGGTGCTCAGGCAGCTGGACGTGATGGCGAAGGGCGGCCGCCAGGTGGCATGCATGGTCAACAAGGAGATGCTCGTTTGGTACAACTACCAGCAGAGACACTCCGGACAT ATGGTGCACATTGCGCGGGAAGAAATGACCTCGTACCCGACGGTGGCGTTCCTGCGGCAAGGCTCGAGTCTGGTGGCTCGCTTCGACGTTTTGGTTCGGCGGCTGCTCGAGTCTGGCCTGGTGGACAAGTGGTTCGCCGAACTGTCGCTGCCGGTGGCGCGCACGCAGGTCGACGCGCCCCTCGTGCTCGGTCTGTACCACCTGAGCGGCATCTTCATGGTGCTCGTCGTCGGCATGGCGCTCGCCACCCTCGTCCTCTTGCTGGAACTGCTCGTCCACCAGTGGCACCGCATCCACGACGCCTCAATCCAGCTTTTGTGA
- the LOC135948559 gene encoding uncharacterized protein LOC135948559 isoform X2: MRTKKQNPKQQTNLFFLPLADECQSGSASNFDSEKVLAEVHWRRPFPSPNMSSVSSASADSAAPKDIFFPLYFRCEQKSEKARMRKLARDLFCLFGLWSGVALVGAATAAANKCVTAFAADAPSIVLVAPFCPQIIAGLRPHPRQPITLLCGLDQRFPNGVSLGSKVTLILQLGQHGNLSETLVQRFISTHNKLFWETRIVVVVEQNPESVSRVLWRHNLQRSTIAVLEGDKVIFFRAYSETGGVCEGMTPPELTKVAECSGEGDLKVLEAGKLEVSPMLDLNGCVVDVATINFPPSVILFSETDPSPNASTGVVEPLGGIEVALVRSVGAAMNFLPRFYVSADNQGWGAGHENGTFSGMLGELTAGRAQIAMGCLMPLPVRFRFLDMAVSHGHRSLAWAVPPPRPQPRWAVLVEAFAPDTWAAVAAVLVLAFLVLSVISHDLIPDGALLFVWATTLGVSVARLPRASWTRTLLLGWLLAFLVLSAAYQGALFSFLAATRYEKALDSFKDIVLRGLPLVAHPNFEELLDAGDATISQRAKELYEPSVDGVLRQLDVMAKGGRQVACMVNKEMLV; the protein is encoded by the exons ATGAGGACGAAGAAACAAAATcccaaacaacaaacaaatctGTTTTTCCTCCCTCTCGCCGACGAGTGCCAAAGCGGATCTGCGTCGAATTTCGACTCGGAGAAAGTTTTGGCAGAAGTGCATTGGCGCCGACCTTTCCCAAGCCCGAATATGAGCAGCGTCTCGTCTGCGTCTGCTGACTCTGCTGCACCAAAGGAcatttttttccctctctATTTCAGGTGCGAACAAAAGAGCGAAAAGGCGAGAATGAGGAAATTGGCACGCGATTTGTTTTGCTTGTTTGGCCTGTGGAGCGGCGTGGCTTTGGTtggcgccgccaccgccgccgcaaaTAAGTGCGTCACCGCCTTCGCCGCCGACGCGCCCAGCATTGTCCTCGTCGCGCCTTTCTGTCCGCAAATAATCGCCGGCCTCCGTCCCCACCCTCGACAACCCATCACGCTCCTCTGCGGACTCGATCAGCG GTTTCCCAATGGCGTGAGTTTGGGTTCGAAAGTGACCCTGATCCTTCAGTTGGGACAACATGGAAACCTTTCGGAGACGTTGGTCCAGCGCTTCATCTCGACGCACAACAAACTCTTTTGGGAAACGCGAATCGTGGTGGTCGTGGAGCAAAACCCGGAGAGTGTCTCGCGCGTTTTGTGGAGGCACAATTTGCAGAGGAGCACGATTGCCGTTCTTGAAGGAGACAAAG TCATCTTTTTCAGGGCGTATTCGGAGACTGGAGGCGTTTGTGAAGGAATGACGCCTCCGGAGCTGACCAAAGTTGCAGAGTGCTCAGGGGAGGGTGACCTGAAAGTCCTGGAGGCAGGAAAATTGGAGGTGTCGCCAATGCTAGACCTGAACGGATGTGTCGTCGACGTGGCtaccattaattttcctcccAGTGTCATCCTTTTTTCCG AGACAGATCCATCGCCGAACGCGTCAACCGGAGTAGTCGAACCTTTAGGTGGAATCGAAGTGGCGCTGGTGCGCAGCGTCGGCGCCGCAATGAACTTCCTTCCCCGCTTCTACGTGTCAGCGGACAACCAGGGTTGGGGCGCTGGACACGAGAACGGCACCTTCAGCGGAATGTTGGGCGAATTGACGGCCGGAAGAGCCCAAATCGCGATGGGCTGTCTGATGCCTCTGCCTGTGCGCTTCCGCTTCTTGGACATGGCCGTGTCGCACGGCCACCGCAGCCTCGCGTGGGCCGtcccgccgccgcggccgcagcCCCGCTGGGCCGTCCTGGTCGAGGCGTTCGCCCCTGACACCTgggccgccgtcgccgctgtCCTGGTGCTCGCCTTTCTCGTCCTCTCCGTCATCTCACACGACCTGATTCCAG ACGGAGCTCTGCTGTTCGTGTGGGCGACGACCCTTGGCGTGTCGGTGGCGCGGCTGCCACGGGCTTCGTGGACCCGCACCCTGCTGCTAGGGTGGCTGCTCGCCTTCCTGGTGCTCAGCGCCGCTTACCAGGGCGCCCTCTTCAGCTTCCTGGCTGCGACACGATACGAGAAGGCGCTGGATTCGTTCAAGGACATCGTGTTGCGTGGCCTGCCCCTCGTCGCGCACCCCAACTTCGAAGAACTGCTCGACGCTGGTGACGCCACCATCTCACAGCGGGCTAAAGa ACTGTACGAGCCATCGGTGGACGGGGTGCTCAGGCAGCTGGACGTGATGGCGAAGGGCGGCCGCCAGGTGGCATGCATGGTCAACAAGGAGATGCTCGTTTG A